Genomic DNA from Carnobacterium divergens DSM 20623:
TGAAACGTTTGACAAGTTTTGGTGCATTTGTTGAAGTATATCCTGGTGTTGAAGGTCTGGTTCATATCTCACAAATTTCTCACAACCATATTGCAACACCGCATGAAGTGTTACATGAAGGTGATGAAATTAAAGTGAAGGTCTTAGATGTTAACCCTGGTGATCAACGTTTATCTTTAAGCATTAAAGCGTTGCAAGAAAAACCAGCTGGACTTAAAGAAAAAGAAGAAGTAGTAGATTATGAATTGCCAGAAGAAGATACAGGTTTTACTTTAGGAGATATTCTAGGGGAACAACTTTCTGATATGACAACTGAAGACGATCAATAATAAAAAAAAGAGAAGCGTTAAAAAGCGCCTCTCTTTTTTTAAATGGAAAAGTTCTAATGAAGCGAGTACTTCCTATAAGAAAAGCTTGCATGTTGAAAGGTTATTCTATAAACTACTAGATGGAACAGTAAAAAAACTAAGCTAGAAGTTTATCCTTGAAAGAGAATTCGTACTTTTAAAAAGTGTCTTTCAATGGACATGTGGGAAACAAGGGAACATTAAATAATTGCTTAGCACTCATTTTGATCCAATAAAATAAAAGAAAAAGAAGGAGGCTAAATCTATGGCAAAACCAGTTATCGCCATTGTGGGTCGTCCAAATGTAGGAAAATCAACAATCTTTAATCGTATCGTAGGTGAACGTATTTCAATCGTAGAAGATGTATCAGGAGTGACTCGTGACCGTATTTATTCGCAAGGAGAATGGTTAGGTAAAGAGTTTAATATTATTGATACAGGTGGAATCGATATTGGAGACGAACCATTTTTAGAACAAATTAAACAACAAGCAGAAATTGCAATTGACGAAGCCGATGTTATTATTTTTATTACAAGCGGTAGAGAAGGCGCAACCGATGCAGATGAAAATGTTGCAAAAATTTTATATCGTACTCACAAACCAGTGTTATTAGCTGTTAACAAAGTGGATAACCCTGAAATGAGAAATGATATTTTTGACTTTTATTCATTAGGATTAGGCGATCCTTATCCAATCTCAGGAAGCCATGGTTTAGGCATCGGGGATTTACTAGATGCGGCAATCAGCCATTTTCCAACGGAAGAAGAAGAAGAATATGATGAATCTGTTATTAAATTCAGTTTCATTGGTCGACCAAATGTAGGTAAATCATCACTTGTTAATGCTATTCTTGGTGAAGAGCGTGTGATTGTATCTGACGTTGCTGGAACTACCCGTGATGCGATTGATACAAAATTTGAATCAGCTGATGGAACAGAATTTGTCATGATCGATACAGCAGGTATGCGTAAACGTGGGAAAGTTTATGAATCGACTGAAAAATACAGTGTGTTACGTGCGTTGAGAGCGATTGAACGTTCAGATGTGGTTCTTTGTGTGTTAGACGCAGAAGAAGGCATTAGAGAGCAGGACAAGAAGGTAGCAGGATTTGCCCATGAAGCGGGTAAAGGGGTTATTATTGTTGTAAATAAATGGGATACCCTAGAAAAAGACAACAGCACAATGAAAAAATTCGAAGAAGATATTCGTGAATCATTTGCTTACCTAAGCTATGCACCAATCGTTTATGTTTCTGCTAAAACAAAACAACGTCTGCATACATTGCCAGAAGTTATTGAACGCGTTAGCATGAGTCAAAACTTGCGTATTCAATCAGCAGTCCTAAATGATGTTATTATGGATGCTGTTGCAATGAATCCGACGCCAACAGATAAAGGCAAACGTTTGAAGATTTATTATGCAACTCAGGTTGCTGTAAAACCACCTACTTTTGTCATTTTTGTTAATGAACCTGAAATGCTTCATTTTTCATATTCACGTTTCTTAGAAAACCGTATTCGTGATGCCTTCACCTTTGAAGGAACACCAATTAGAATCATTGCTAGACAAAGAAAATAAGCATTTTAACACATTCGAGACGTCATTTCAAATAATTTGAAAAAAATGGAAGAAATGATTAAAAAATGCGCTTAAAATAGTAAAAATCATTGCAGTATCAGCATTTGTATGATATCTTTTTAGAAGAAATGTTGTTTCTGAATTTCAGTTCAATAATTTCTTTCAAGCCAATTTTGGACCACTCAATTTTGGTATTATCGATGTATATTTGCTTATATTAAACAAAGCATTTATTCTTCTTTTCGAGGGAGGTGAAATACACATGGCTAACAAAGCAGAATTAATCGAAAGCGTTGCAACTTCTACAGGTTTAACTAAAAAAGATGCAACTGCAGCAGTTGATGTAGTATTTGAAACTATCCAATCTACTCTAAGTGCGGGTGAAAAAGTTCAATTAATCGGTTTTGGTAACTTTGAAGTGCGCGAACGTGCTGCACGTAAAGGTCGTAACCCTCAAACAGGGGAAGAAATCCAAATCGCTGCAAGCAAAGTACCTGCATTCAAACCAGGTAAAGCTCTTAAAGATGCAGTTAAATAAGACTAAAAGTGAAAGGTTACTGTACTTGTACGGTAGCCTTTTATTCTATTTTTTGTTATACATAGTTGTAAAATTATTAAAGAAGTGAGAGGATGGGTGTCATTTGCAGCAGCAGATTCATCAAGTCGATGGTGTCTCCACGATTTTTTTTGCAGAAACGCTAAATAAATTGGTTGTTGATTACATGCCACGATTTAAAAACATTGAGCAACTAATGATTATTACGAACCAAACCACATATGAACGTTACTATGAGAAGCTAACGCTACTTTTTAAACAGCAAGA
This window encodes:
- the der gene encoding ribosome biogenesis GTPase Der, with the translated sequence MAKPVIAIVGRPNVGKSTIFNRIVGERISIVEDVSGVTRDRIYSQGEWLGKEFNIIDTGGIDIGDEPFLEQIKQQAEIAIDEADVIIFITSGREGATDADENVAKILYRTHKPVLLAVNKVDNPEMRNDIFDFYSLGLGDPYPISGSHGLGIGDLLDAAISHFPTEEEEEYDESVIKFSFIGRPNVGKSSLVNAILGEERVIVSDVAGTTRDAIDTKFESADGTEFVMIDTAGMRKRGKVYESTEKYSVLRALRAIERSDVVLCVLDAEEGIREQDKKVAGFAHEAGKGVIIVVNKWDTLEKDNSTMKKFEEDIRESFAYLSYAPIVYVSAKTKQRLHTLPEVIERVSMSQNLRIQSAVLNDVIMDAVAMNPTPTDKGKRLKIYYATQVAVKPPTFVIFVNEPEMLHFSYSRFLENRIRDAFTFEGTPIRIIARQRK
- a CDS encoding HU family DNA-binding protein, giving the protein MANKAELIESVATSTGLTKKDATAAVDVVFETIQSTLSAGEKVQLIGFGNFEVRERAARKGRNPQTGEEIQIAASKVPAFKPGKALKDAVK